One segment of Panicum virgatum strain AP13 chromosome 1K, P.virgatum_v5, whole genome shotgun sequence DNA contains the following:
- the LOC120640994 gene encoding mitochondrial metalloendopeptidase OMA1-like — protein MNCLKNSRSVLSRLLRHRPHVATPPPPATAPQSPASRYYSLYASRILRNKPAVSPPPPRLPGHRHYYTSRPRQEVIHFTRRRGGSRWYHDQRKLTAAVFITGGGAVAIYFGHLEAVPYTNRSHFIIVSPKLERQLGESQFAELKKQFGPKILPPLHPDSIRVRLIASEIVRAVHRGLAGHQRYDASYGEDASYGYGGISDDDTIRNRDADAVAAMLGGSPRKNATAAAAAQRDDEVLDDRWVTESRSRGKAKGAQPQTGHLDGLNWEVIVVRDDIVNAMCLPGGKIVVFTGLLDKFRADAEVATVLGHEVGHAIARHAAEQITKNMWVAILQIIALQFIYMPDLINTMSTLLLRLPFSRRMEIEADHIGLLLLGAAGYDPRVAPSVYEKLGKIGGDSALNNYLSTHPSSKKRAELLSRANVMNEALELYREVSAGQGTEGFL, from the exons ATGAACTGCTTGAAGAACTCGCGCTCCGTCCTCTCGCGGCTCCTCCGCCACAGGCCCCAcgtcgccacgccgccgccgccggcgacggcgccgcagTCGCCGGCATCCCGGTACTACTCTTTGTACGCTTCCCGCATCCTCCGCAACAAGCCCGCCGtctccccaccgccgccgcggttgCCCGGCCATAGGCACTACTACACCTCCCGGCCGAGGCAGGAGGTCATCCACTtcacccgccgccgcggcgggtcCCGGTGGTACCACGACCAGCGGAAGCTCACCGCGGCGGTCTTCATCACCGGGGGCGGGGCGGTCGCCATCTACTTCGGCCACCTCGAGGCCGTGCCCTACACCAACCGCTCCCATTTCATCATCGTCTCGCCCAAGCTCGAGCGCCAGCTCGGCGAGTCCCAGTTCGCCGAACTCAAGAAGCAGTTCGGGCCCAAGATCCTGCCCCCGCTCCACCCCGACAGCATCCGCGTCCGCCTCATCGCCTCGGAGATCGTCCGCGCCGTGCACCGTGGCCTTGCCGGCCACCAGCGATACGACGCCTCGTACGGAGAGGACGCCTCGTATGGGTATGGCGGCATCTCCGACGACGACACCATCAGGAACCGCGACGCCGACGCTGTTGCCGCGATGCTCGGTGGGTCCCCTCGCAAGAACGCGACAGCGGCTGCTGCGGCCCAGCGAGACGACGAGGTTCTGGATGACAGGTGGGTCACTGAGAGCCGGAGCCGGGGTAAGGCGAAGGGGGCGCAGCCGCAGACGGGTCACCTTGACGGGCTCAATTGGGAGGTGATTGTTGTCAGAGACGACATCGTCAATGCAATGTGCCTGCCCGGTGGCAAGATTGTAGTCTTCACTGGGTTGCTGGACAAATTCAGGGCAGACGCTGAGGTTGCCACTGTGCTTGGGCATGAG GTTGGACACGCTATTGCCAGGCACGCCGCAGAGCAGATCACAAAGAACATGTGGGTGGCAATCCTGCAGATTATTGCCCTGCAGTTTATCTATATGCCAGACCTGATAAATACAATGTCAACATTACTCCTTAGGCTGCCCTTCTCACGGAG GATGGAGATAGAGGCTGATCACATTGGACTCCTGCTACTTGGTGCTGCTGGTTATGATCCACGAGTAGCCCCGTCAGTCTATGAGAAACTAGGAAAGATAGGAGGAGATTCAGCACTGAACAATTATCTCTCAACTCATCCTTCGAGTAAGAAGAGAGCAGAGCTTCTCTCGCGAGCTAATGTCATGAACGAGGCACTGGAATTATACAGGGAAGTTAGTGCCGGCCAAGGCACTGAAGGTTTCCTCTAG
- the LOC120640978 gene encoding uncharacterized protein LOC120640978: MNTSRAEEFLRSRRRSRKQSSSRTRSTSLTAGTGSRKLPPLSTTRPTGPGSRKQLSPSATARPPSWLILDRFIHRSRRFGVVDCDATASYHAHDCIGRPISASLRIADSPAVSRLYLHWPGRPSIPGMMEPAIIAAHGHSILFKVYVPFLNPHYHAPCFFPIDYFVYSASSSSSSQPQLWRLPVCKDGVSVQRDDSFFQPYRRQQQRVMLDRYMGLLSHGEDGEFTVADLTQRDDDEVDLCVLHHLPLGHHTGTGWEIESKWSVERLHIPLDMFNKGLDLSWFDCDAVIPIHGCFLAWVDYFQGMLLVDVLHADVDPHLRFIPLPTETLLSFRVYLDEGLPDPARCVSVTDSGIIKLVCIITGTSPSFTIATWTLVDMDHGVWEKDGTAMEDSQFWGLYAGQSLPQVQPSFPVVSLVDPDVICFLLKEEDNNNFWMIEVNMRTKVLESSAIYINEEEEEERYSSKKTPRNFFYGHYFIPSKFSEYLEKDAITSQDLRDMLQKKVIERRTMQKRGLGRRR; this comes from the exons ATGAACACCTCACGCGCGGAGGAATTCCTCCGCAGCCGGAGACGCTCCCGGAAGCAGTCATCTTCTCGGACGCGCTCCACCAGCCTGACCGCTGGCACGGGCTCGAGGAAGCTGCCCCCTCTCTCTACGACGCGCCCCACCGGCCCGGGCTCGAGGAAGCAGCTCTCTCCCTCCGCGACGGCCCGGCCCCCAAGCTGGCTCATCCTCGACCGCTTCATCCACCGCAGCAGGCGCTTCGGGGTCGTGGATTGTGACGCCACGGCCTCGTACCACGCACACGACTGCATCGGCAGGCCCATCAGCGCCTCCCTCAGGATCGCCGACTCCCCCGCGGTCTCCCGTCTGTACCTCCACTGGCCGGGCAGGCCGTCGATCCCAGGCATGATGGAGCCCGCCATCATCGCCGCCCACGGCCACTCTATCCTATTCAAGGTCTACGTGCCCTTCCTGAATCCTCATTACCACGCCCCCTGCTTCTTCCCCATCGATTACTTCGTCtactcggcctcctcctcttcgTCTTCACAGCCACAGCTCTGGCGCCTCCCAGTTTGCAAAGATGGTGTCAGCGTCCAGCGCGATGATAGCTTCTTTCAACCGTACCGGCGCCAGCAGCAGCGGGTCATGTTGGACCGATATATGGGCCTCCTCAGCCATGGTGAAGACGGCGAGTTCACTGTGGCGGATCTTACTCAGCGTGACGACGATGAGGTCGATCTCTGCGTGCTGCACCATCTGCCTCTTGGCCACCACACTGGAACTGGATGGGAAATTGAATCTAAGTGGAGTGTTGAGCGGCTGCATATCCCTCTTGATat GTTCAACAAGGGCCTCGATCTCTCCTGGTTCGATTGCGATGCTGTCATCCCTATCCATGGTTGCTTCTTGGCCTGGGTCGACTACTTCCAGGGCATGCTTCTAGTGGACGTCCTCCACGCTGATGTTGATCCGCATCTCCGCTTCATCCCACTGCCCACAGAGACTTTGTTGTCTTTCCGTGTGTACTTAGATGAAGGCTTGCCAGACCCAGCTAGGTGTGTCAGTGTCACTGATTCTGGCATCATCAAACTCGTGTGCATTATCACCGGTACTTCTCCTTCTTTCACCATAGCAACATGGACTTTGGTTGATATGGACCATGGTGTATGGGAGAAGGATGGCACCGCCATGGAGGACAGCCAGTTCTGGGGCCTTTATGCTGGCCAGAGTCTTCCACAGGTGCAGCCAAGTTTTCCTGTGGTAAGCTTGGTTGATCCAGATGTCATCTGCTTCTTGCTGAAGGAGGAGGACAACAACAATTTCTGGATGATTGAGGTTAACATGAGGACCAAGGTGCTGGAATCCAGTGCAATCTATattaatgaagaagaagaagaagaaagatactCCTCAAAGAAGACCCCAAGGAACTTCTTTTATGGCCATTACTTTATTCCCAGCAAATTCTCTGAGTACTTGGAGAAGGATGCCATCACAAG TCAGGACCTAAGAGACATGTTGCAGAAGAAGGTTATAGAGAGAAGAACGATGCAAAAGAGGGGACTGGGGAGACGCAGGTGA
- the LOC120641001 gene encoding glutamine synthetase cytosolic isozyme 1-1, whose product MACLTDLVNLNLSDTTEKIIAEYIWIGGSGMDLRSKARTLSGPVTDPSKLPKWNYDGSSTGQAPGEDSEVILYPQAIFKDPFRKGNNILVMCDCYTPAGEPIPTNKRHSAAKIFSNPEVAAEEPWYGIEQEYTLLQKDTNWPLGWPVGGFPGPQGPYYCGIGADKSFGRDIVDSHYKACLYAGINISGINGEVMPGQWEFQVGPSVGISAGDQVWVARYILERITEIAGVVVTFDPKPIPGDWNGAGAHTNYSTKSMRNEGGYEVIKAAIEKLKLRHKEHIAAYGEGNERRLTGRHETADINTFSWGVANRGASVRVGRETEQNGKGYFEDRRPASNMDPYVVTSMIAETTIIWKP is encoded by the exons atggcctgcCTCACCGACCTCGTCAACCTCAACCTCTCGGACACCACGGAGAAGATCATCGCCGAGTACATATG GATCGGTGGATCTGGCATGGATCTCAGGAGCAAGGCCAGG ACCCTCTCCGGACCGGTGACCGATCCCAGCAAGCTGCCCAAGTGGAACTACGACGGCTCCAGCACCGGCCAGGCCCCCGGCGAGGACAGCGAGGTCATCCTGTA CCCGCAGGCTATCTTCAAGGACCCATTCAGGAAGGGCAACAACATCCTT GTCATGTGCGATTGCTACACCCCAGCTGGCGAGCCAATTCCCACCAACAAGAGGCACAGCGCCGCCAAGATCTTCAGCAACCCTGAGGTTGCCGCTGAGGAGCCCTG GTATGGTATTGAACAGGAGTACACCCTCCTTCAGAAGGACACCAACTGGCCCCTTGGGTGGCCTGTTGGTGGCTTCCCTGGCCCTCAG GGTCCTTACTACTGCGGTATCGGCGCCGACAAGTCTTTCGGGCGCGACATAGTTGACTCACACTACAAGGCTTGCCTGTATGCCGGTATCAACATCAGTGGCATCAACGGGGAGGTCATGCCAGGACAG TGGGAGTTCCAAGTTGGCCCATCCGTCGGCATTTCCGCCGGTGACCAGGTGTGGGTTGCTCGCTACATTCTTGAG AGGATCACCGAGATCGCCGGAGTGGTGGTGACATTCGACCCGAAGCCCATCCCGGGCGACTGGAACGGTGCCGGTGCCCACACGAACTACAGCACCAAGTCCATGAGGAACGAGGGCGGGTACGAGGTGATCAAGGCCGCGATCGAGAAGCTGAAGCTGCGGCACAAGGAGCACATCGCCGCCTACGGCGAGGGCAACGAGCGCCGGCTGACCGGCAGGCACGAGACCGCCGACATCAACACCTTCAGCTGG GGAGTGGCCAACCGTGGCGCGTCGGTGCGCGTGGGCCGGGAGACGGAGCAGAACGGCAAGGGCTACTTCGAGGACCGCCGGCCGGCGTCCAACATGGACCCCTACGTGGTGACCTCCATGATCGCCGAGACCACCATCATCTGGAAGCCCTGA
- the LOC120640971 gene encoding plasmodesmata-located protein 7-like — protein sequence MATRVAAATLLSVLSLLHLLRAGSCADDYSAFVYAGCSQGRYAADSPYASGVDSVLTSVANSAPYAPYANFTAPSDTSLAGLYQCRSDLPASVCAGCVRSAISRLSSLCAWSAGGAVQLRACFVRYGNDSFLGKQDTAVLFKKCGGTPGDSGGVAMRDSALGALVAAAAPEGGGYRAGGSGAVQAMSQCVGDLAAKACSDCVSAATAQLKAGCGYATAGEVYLGKCYARFWANGGGGFSSAAGRHGFGQVHAVATGFFASLAAYVSLAT from the coding sequence ATGGCCACGCGCGTCGCGGCAGCAACGCTCCTCTCCGTCCTCTCGCTGCTGCACCTGCTGCGCGCAGGCTCCTGCGCCGACGACTACTCGGCGTTCGTGTACGCCGGGTGCTCGCAGGGGCGCTACGCCGCCGACTCCCCGTACGCGTCCGGGGTGGACTCCGTGCTCACCTCGGTCGCCAACAGCGCGCCCTACGCCCCCTACGCCAACTTCACCGCGCCGTCCGACACCTCCCTGGCCGGCCTCTACCAGTGCCGCTCCGACCTCCCGGCCTCCGTCTGCGCCGGCTGCGTCCGCTCCGCCATCTCCAGGCTCTCCTCGCTCTGCGCCTggtccgccggcggcgcggtgcaGCTGCGCGCCTGCTTCGTGCGCTACGGCAACGACTCGTTCCTGGGGAAGCAGGACACGGCCGTGCTGTTCAAGAAGTGCGGCGGCACGCCGGGGGACTCCGGCGGGGTGGCCATGCGGGACTCGGCGCTCGGCGCGCtcgtggccgccgcggcgccggaggGCGGAGGGTACCGCGCCGGGGGCTCGGGCGCCGTGCAGGCCATGTCGCAGTGCGTGGGGGACCTCGCCGCCAAGGCGTGCTCTGACTGCGTCTCCGCCGCGACCGCGCAGCTCAAGGCCGGGTGCGGCTACGCCACGGCGGGCGAGGTGTACCTCGGCAAGTGCTACGCGCGCTTCTGGGCCAACGGCGGAGGAGGATTCAGCAGCGCCGCCGGGCGGCATGGATTCGGGCAAGTCCACGCGGTCGCCACCGGCTTCTTCGCTTCTTTGGCGGCCTATGTCTCACTTGCCACGTAG
- the LOC120640988 gene encoding uncharacterized protein LOC120640988 → MALEWVVLGYAAGAEAVMLLLLTLPGLDGLRRGMVSVVRGALKPMMSVVPFCLFLLMDIYWKYETRPTCDDEHACTPSEHLRHQKSIMKSQRNALLIAAALLLYWVLFSVTQLVVRLDQMQQRVDKLKKRDD, encoded by the coding sequence ATGGCGCTGGAGTGGGTGGTGCTGGGCtacgcggcgggcgcggaggcggtcatgctgctgctgctgacgcTCCCGGGCCTCGACGGCCTCCGCCGGGGCATGGTCTCCGTGGTGCGGGGCGCGCTCAAGCCGATGATGTCGGTGGTGCCCTTCTGCCTCTTCCTGCTCATGGACATCTACTGGAAGTACGAGACGCGCCCCACCTGCGACGACGAGCACGCCTGCACCCCCTCCGAGCACCTCCGCCACCAGAAGTCCATCATGAAGTCGCAGCGGAACGCGCTCCtcatcgccgccgcgctgctcctcTACTGGGTCCTCTTCTCCGTCACCCAGCTCGTCGTCAGGCTCGACCAGATGCAGCAGCGCGTCGACAAGCTCAAGAAGCGCGACGACTGA